One segment of Panicum virgatum strain AP13 chromosome 1K, P.virgatum_v5, whole genome shotgun sequence DNA contains the following:
- the LOC120645034 gene encoding uncharacterized protein LOC120645034 isoform X1: MAELGLPESTTASARRRIRFPTIDVVRLLFPPFPVDGDGDGVDGRRGRLVFFLCAMGKGLLCSPWGFFFRVGAFVTGGGFVVFLCAMGNDLLCSLVGSLFRVGVFGAGGGFLAGLLLLRGASASFIFGWPWGLLEVPKLLFISFRALDLGSGPHRKWREGVILGSLKAVGVSFFVGICGDDGGGELWSPGMELDEMNRLPHLRKKKGFVLILYSVGVFLQKGCTCTGICSFQ; encoded by the coding sequence ATGGCGGAGCTAGGGTTGCCGGAGTCGACGACGGCGTCGGCTCGCCGGCGAATAAGGTTCCCCACCATCGATGTGGTGAGGCTTTTGTTCCCTCCTTTCCCCGTtgatggcgacggcgacggcgtcgacGGGCGGAGGGGAAGGTTAGTGTTCTTCCTCTGTGCGATGGGGAAGGGACTTTTGTGCTCCCCTTGGGGCTTCTTCTTCCGCGTCGGTGCGTTCGTCACTGGCGGCGGATTTGTGGTCTTCCTCTGTGCGATGGGGAACGATCTCCTGTGCTCCCTCGTGGGCTCTTTATTCCGGGTCGGCGTcttcggggccggcggcggattTCTTGCTGGGCTTCTGCTCCTCCGTGGAGCGAGCGCCAGCTTCATCTTCGGCTGGCCGTGGGGTCTGCTGGAGGTGCCCAAGCTGCTGTTCATCTCCTTCCGTGCGCTGGATCTGGGTTCTGGTCCTCACAGGAAGTGGAGAGAAGGGGTGATATTGGGAAGCTTGAAGGCCGTTGGTGTCAGCTTCTTCGTCGGGATTTGTGGTGACGATGGTGGTGGTGAGCTCTGGAGCCCAGGGATGGAGCTCGACGAGATGAACAGGCTGCCTCatttgaggaagaagaagggcttTGTTCTAATTTTATATTCTGTAGGGGTCTTTCTGCAAAAGGGATGCACTTGTACTGGGATTTGTTCCTTTCAATGA
- the LOC120645014 gene encoding probable CCR4-associated factor 1 homolog 7, which translates to MAMSDPPAAVIPKPDGIGDDDESVEIREVWADNLEEEFALIRDIVDEFPFVAMDTEFPGIVCRPVGAFRSPADYNYATLKANVDMLHLIQLGLTFSGPRGELPALGAGRRRCVWQFNFREFDDARDIFASDSIELLRRSGIDFRRNAERGVDARRFAELLMSSGVVLNDSVYWVTFHAGYDFGYLLKILTCNSLPDTQAGFFKLMKIYFPTVYDIKHLMKFCNSLHGGLNKLAELLDVERVGESHQAGSDSLVTSCAFWKLRDSFFAGSTEKYAGVLYGLNAENGVSAH; encoded by the coding sequence ATGGCAATGTCAGATCCCCCAGCCGCCGTGATCCCCAAGCCCGACGGcatcggcgacgacgacgagtcgGTGGAGATCCGGGAGGTGTGGGCGGACAACCTCGAGGAGGAGTTCGCCCTGATTCGTGACATCGTCGACGAGTTCCCTTTCGTCGCGATGGACACGGAGTTCCCGGGCATTGTCTGCCGCCCCGTCGGCGCCTTCCGCTCCCCGGCGGACTACAACTACGCCACCCTCAAGGCCAACGTCGACATGCTCCACCTCATCCAGCTCGGCCTCACCTTCTCAGGCCCGCGCGGCGAGCTGCCGGCCCTcggtgccggccgccgccgctgcgtctgGCAGTTCAACTTCCGCGAGTTCGACGACGCGCGCGACATCTTCGCATCCGACTCCATCGAGCTGCTCCGTCGCAGCGGCATCGACTTCCGCCGAAATGCCGAGCGCGGCGTCGATGCGCGCCGGTTCGCGGAGCTCCTCATGTCATCCGGCGTCGTGCTCAACGATTCGGTATACTGGGTTACCTTCCACGCGGGATACGACTTTGGGTACCTCCTCAAGATCCTCACTTGCAACAGTCTCCCAGACACGCAAGCCGGGTTCTTCAAACTCATGAAGATATATTTCCCAACCGTGTACGACATCAAGCACCTCATGAAGTTCTGCAACAGCCTGCACGGGGGGCTGAACAAGCTCGCGGAACTGCTCGACGTGGAGCGTGTGGGGGAGTCCCACCAGGCCGGGTCTGATAGCCTGGTCACGTCCTGTGCGTTCTGGAAGCTCAGGGATTCATTCTTCGCTGGTTCAACAGAGAAATACGCAGGCGTGCTGTATGGGCTCAATGCAGAGAATGGTGTTAGTGCACATTGA
- the LOC120645034 gene encoding uncharacterized protein LOC120645034 isoform X2 has translation MATATASTGGGEDSSTSFSGRQQVQLKTSLHPGWSWWALKVCLAVYLSYVFFLRMHSGCSYYYACQDKLCKEFTGKAAKLQCASLLRSAQNCPHSHIHRSAETLHQHTSSKHGFARRTTHDSHAHSLAIDQLVQGTVWSLN, from the exons atggcgacggcgacggcgtcgacGGGCGGAGGGGAAG ATTCCAGTACATCGTTTTCTGGGAGACAACAGGTTCAGCTTAAAACTAGCTTGCATCCAGGCTGGAGTTGGTGGGCTTTAAAG GTATGCCTGGCGGTGTACCTGTCTTATGTATTTTTCTTGAGGATGCATTCTGGGTGTTCATACTATTATGCCTGTCAAGACAAGTTATGCAAAGAGTTCACTGGGAAGGCAGCTAAACTTCAATGTGCTAGTCTCCTGCGATCAGCTCAAAACTGTCCGCATTCTCACATCCATCGTTCGGCAGAGACTCTTCACCAGCACACCTCATCAAAGCATGGATTCGCTCGGCGCACAACTCATGATTCTCATGCTCACTCTTTGGCAATCGATCAGCTTGTACAGGGCACCGTGTGGTCCCTGAATTAA
- the LOC120645025 gene encoding two-component response regulator ORR23-like — MRPEERNGAVRRVRDQFPVGMRVLAVDDDPVCLKVLETLLRRCQYRVTTTNQAAIALRMLRENRDLFDLVISDVHMPDMDGFKLLELVGLEMDLPVIMLSVNGETKTVMKGITHGACDYLLKPVRLEELRNIWQHVVRRKFSNRERANVDGYEECNRPSNADFDNVHGQICGSPDQSGRPSKKRKEYHSEEEDEGEESNSQDNDDSSGPKKPRVVWSVELHRKFVAAVNQLGIDKAVPKRILELMNVEKLTRENVASHLQKYRLYLKRLSAVASHQASIVAALGGSDPFMRMGAFEGLQSYQGFTSSAGLSSFSPQGLLTRNNPTSFGIQGIAASRPIQIATVNSTISHSIGDANKYQLSLPGTSNRTGNLSQGLKATSVGQVQLPQKWIQEETHDFSTVISGNGLVNGVPGTLRSVADSPSLQQDLVEHRQAKIAMQPSSSANSEHLEGTTGVSFSLMDSHISQQSDLLLSAFSASAVPMNGSFSGTDVAKLGGTSSGSTNICPSHDLRVARDNDVGDSSFGSVILLPPDTAQNQKYLNFDGGSSVRHNMDGGSTDSLLDAKLAWSSLPTTQPPSTIGSHHPLSQRLNNGSLGVKMIEQTRASIAAPQTKVDMFISGDILTPKNASDLSFPRLNSELSSSSCSFDGLLNSIIKMEKDDASFSDDLGCDFYSLGACI; from the exons ATGAGGCCTGAGGAGAGGAATGGTGCGGTGAGGAGGGTGAGGGACCAGTTCCCGGTCGGCATGCGGGTCCTCGCCGTGGACGACGACCCGGTGTGTCTCAAGGTGCTTGAGACCCTCCTGCGGCGCTGTCAGTATCGTG TGACAACAACGAATCAGGCTGCCATCGCCCTGAGGATGCTAAGGGAAAATAGGGACTTGTTTGATCTAGTTATCAGTGATGTGCACATGCCAGATATGGACGGCTTTAAGCTTCTGGAGCTTGTGGGGCTTGAAATGGACCTCCCTGTCATAA TGCTATCTGTGAATGGAGAGACAAAAACTGTAATGAAGGGGATAACTCATGGTGCCTGTGACTATCTCCTAAAACCTGTTCGGTTGGAAGAGCTTAGGAATATCTGGCAACATGTTGTTAGGAGGAAATTCAGTAACCGTGAGCGTGCTAATGTTGATGGCTATGAGGAGTGCAACAGGCCATCAAATGCAGATTTTGATAATGTGCACGGCCAAATTTGTGGGTCACCTGACCAAAGTGGAAGGCCcagcaagaagaggaaggaatacCATAGTGAAGAGGAAGATGAAGGCGAGGAGAGTAATAGCCAAGACAACGATGATTCTTCAGGTCCAAAGAAGCCAAGGGTTGTTTGGTCAGTTGAACTACATCGAAAATTTGTTGCTGCTGTTAACCAGCTGGGAATTGACA AAGCTGTGCCTAAAAGGATTCTTGAGCTCATGAATGTTGAGAAACTCACGAGGGAAAATGTTGCAAGCCACCTACAG AAGTACAGACTCTATCTCAAACGGCTAAGTGCTGTGGCATCACATCAAGCTAGCATTGTTGCTGCTTTGGGAGGCAGTGACCCCTTTATGCGCATGGGTGCATTTGAAGGGCTCCAGAGTTATCAAGGTTTTACCTCTTCAGCAGGTCTGTCATCTTTCAGTCCACAGGGGTTGTTAACTAGAAACAATCCAACATCATTCGGGATTCAAGGGATAGCTGCTTCCAGGCCAATTCAGATTGCAACTGTCAATTCCACAATAAGCCATTCCATTGGTGACGCAAACAAATATCAGCTTAGCTTACCAGGTACTAGTAACCGAACAGGAAATTTGTCACAAGGTTTGAAGGCAACTTCAGTTGGGCAGGTCCAGCTGCCACAAAAGTGGATACAAGAAGAAACCCATGACTTCTCTACTGTCATTTCTGGGAATGGCCTGGTTAATGGTGTGCCTGGCACACTCCGAAGTGTCGCAGACAGTCCTTCGCTGCAGCAAGACCTTGTTGAACACAGACAGGCCAAAATAGCTATGCAGCCATCTTCATCTGCAAATTCAGAACACCTTGAAGGCACCACTGGAGTTTCTTTCAGTCTGATGGATTCTCATATATCCCAACAGAGTGATCTTCTGTTGTCTGCGTTTTCTGCCAGTGCAGTGCCTATGAATGGCTCATTCAGTGGTACTGATGTTGCCAAGTTGGGTGGTACATCCTCGGGAAGCACAAATATTTGCCCGTCCCATGACCTGAGAGTAGCAAGAGACAACGATGTGGGAGATAGCTCATTTGGTAGTGTGATACTTTTGCCTCCAGACACTGCACAAAACCAAAAATACTTGAATTTTGATGGTGGAAGCAGTGTGAGACACAACATGGATGGAGGGAGCACAGACAGTCTATTGGATGCAAAACTTGCATGGAGTTCATTGCCAACCACTCAACCACCAAGTACTATTGGAAGTCATCATCCCTTGAGCCAAAGACTGAATAATGGTAGCCTTGGTGTCAAGATGATTGAGCAGACAAGAGCTTCAATAGCTGCTCCACAAACAAAGGTTGACATGTTTATTTCAGGAGATATACTGACACCAAAGAACGCATCGGATTTAAGCTTTCCTAGGCTTAACAGTGAGCTtagttcaagcagctgcagcttCGACGGCCTTCTCAATTCCATAATCAAAATg GAGAAGGATGATGCTTCCTTCAGCGATGATCTGGGATGCGACTTCTACTCCCTGGGTGCCTGCATATGA
- the LOC120645007 gene encoding diphosphomevalonate decarboxylase MVD2, peroxisomal-like, translating to MAAPEGQWVLMATGRSPTNIAVIKYWGKRDEALILPVNDSISVTLDPDHLSATTTVAVSPSFPSDRMWLNGKEISLSGGRFQSCLREIRKRACEFEDEKKGIKIKKEDWENLHVHIASYNNFPTAAGLASSAAGFACLVFTLGKLMNVKEDYGELSSIARQGSGSACRSLFGGFVKWCMGKKDDGSDSLAVQLADETHWNDLVIIIAVVSSKQKETSSTSGMRDSVVTSPLLQYRAQTVVPSRVLKMEEAIKNRDFDSFAKLTCADSNQFHAVCLDTSPPIFYMNDTSHRIISLVEKWNHSQGTPQVAYTFDAGPNAVLIAPNRKTATLLLQKLLYYFPPQDKDLSSYLVGDKSILGDAGLHSIEDVDALPAPPEVKIPDQKFKGDVSYFICSRLGSGPKVIADENQALIDSVTGLPKGV from the exons ATGGCGGCGCCGGAGGGGCAGTGGGTGCTCATGGCAACGGGGCGGTCGCCGACCAACATCGCGGTGATCAAGTACTGGGGGAAGCGCGACGAGGCCCTCATTCTCCCCGTCAACGACAGCATCAGCGTCACGCTCGACCCCGACCACCtctccgccaccaccaccgtcgcCGTCAGCCCCTCATTCCCCTCCGACCGCATGTGGCTTAACGGCAAG GAGATCTCGCTGTCAGGAGGAAGGTTTCAGAGCTGCCTGAGAGAGATCAGAAAGCGGGCCTGTGAGTTTGAGGATGAGAAGAAGGGGATCAAGATCAAGAAAGAGGACTGGGAGAACTTGCACGTCCACATAGCCTCCTACAACAACTTCCCCACCGCTGCTGGTTTAGCCTCTTCGGCTGCTGGCTTCGCTTGTCTCG TTTTCACCCTTGGAAAGCTGATGAATGTGAAAGAAGATTATGGAGAACTTTCATCAATAGCAAG GCAGGGATCTGGGAGTGCATGCCGCAGTTTATTTGGTGGATTTGTGAAATGGTGTATGGGAAAG AAAGATGATGGAAGTGACAGTTTGGCCGTGCAGCTTGCTGATGAAACACATTGGAATGATCTTGTTATTATTATTGCAGTG GTCAGTTCAAAGCAAAAGGAAACCAGTAGCACCAGTGGGATGCGAGATAGTGTTGTAACGAGTCCCCTCTTGCAGTACAGGGCCCAG ACTGTAGTGCCAAGCCGGGTGTTGAAAATGGAAGAGGCTATTAAGAATCGAGACTTTGATTCCTTTGCCAAATTAACTTGTGCAGATAGCAACCAGTTTCATGCTGTATGCTTGGACACGAGCCCTCCCATCTTCTATATGAATGATACATCTCACCG GATAATTAGCCTAGTGGAGAAGTGGAACCACTCACAAGGAACCCCACAg GTTGCCTACACCTTCGATGCTGGGCCTAATGCGGTCCTTATTGCACCAAACCGTAAAACTGCAACACTTCTCCTCCAGAAGCTCCTGTACTATTTCCCTCCGCAAGACAAGGATTTGAGCAG CTATTTGGTTGGCGATAAATCAATTCTAGGTGATGCTGGATTGCATTCCATTGAAGACGTAGACGCCCTTCCTGCACCTCCAGAGGTGAAGATACCGGATCAGAAATTCAAGGGCGACGTTAGCTACTTCATCTGTAGCAGGCTTGGATCTGGCCCAAAGGTTATTGCCGATGAAAACCAAGCACTGATCGATTCAGTCACCGGACTTCCAAAAGGGGTGTAA